The following nucleotide sequence is from Pirellulales bacterium.
CCAGGAGCACGGTGTAGACGTTGGCCCGCTGCTTTTGGACAAAAACACCGCGGCCTTCGGGCTTAAGCTCTGCTAATGACACGTCGCACCTCGCTCAAGAAAAGTCGTTGCCTCCCCCGTCCTCACCCTGTCCCGTCGCCCTCACCCTGGCCTTCAGGCCTTTAGCCGCGTTGCCACCTGATCGCCGTTGCGGATCACGTCTTGCTGAAGCTCTTTGATCACTTTGCCGACGGCCCGATGCGGCTGGGCTTCGAGCACTTGCATCCGGCCGAGATACTTGTCGCCGCGGTAGATTTCCAAAGTGTTGCCGAGGCGCAGGCCATCGTCGGTGCCGAGCGTGATCTCGGCATGGTTGTCTTTATCGACCGCGATAATCTCGCCGCGGACCGTCGGGGGCTGGCCGTTGACCGGATCGTCGATGGTCATGTGCAGCTTGCCCAACAACACGACAGCCTTAGCGACATCGCCGGCCAACTGCGTGTCGCGCTGTTTGAGGTCGCTCAATTGGCCCATGGCGATATTGAGCTTGTCGGTCGCGGCTTGGGCTATTTTTAGCTGCTCATCGGTGGCCTTGTTGGCCATGCGAATGTCTTCGCGCAGGTCGGCGTCTTGCTTGCGAAGATCGGTGAGGCTTTTTTGGGCCACTTGCAACGCGTCGGTGGCCTTTTCCAGCTTCGATTGCTGGGCCGCCAGTTCTTCTTTTTGGTGGTCGAGGTTCGTTTTGAGTTCGTTCCGTTCGGTGGCCAATTTGGCTTCGGCCTCGAAATGGGCCTGTTTTTCGATACTCAGCGTGGTGTCGTATTGCTGGATTTCGTTCTTCAGCTTTTGCTCTTCGCCGCGTTCGTTTTGCAATTGCATCTGAAAGCCGACCGGCATGCCCGGGCCACCCTTGCTCGTGATGGCTTCGTACCAATTGTGCTGAGTCGAATAAACCATGATGCCCATGGTCATGAAGACCGTGCTGGCGATGAAGATAAGGACGATGAAAATCTTGCCGACGAGGTTCATCTCAACTGCTCCTTGGAAGCCGCATCGCGCTTGCTGGAGCGCGAAACCTGGCGCACAAATGGTGCCCAAACGACTGGGGCAATACGGAAAAAGCGGCGATGCCAAGCGAAGATAATGCTTGAACTGCCATCGCTCGATTATAGCTACGGCGATTTGGCATTGTCAAATTTTGGATTGTCCTCCACCAACGATCGCTCTAGCCATTGCATGTAGTCCACGTGGCCCTCGACAACCGGCAAGGCCAGGATTTCCGGCACTTCATAGGGGTGCAGCCGCCGGATCGCCTGTTCCACTTGGGCGTAGCGATCGCGGGTGGTTTTGATCCAGCATTGCCATTCCGTGGCGGTTTCAATCTGCCCCTGCCAGCGGTAAATGCTTTCCACCGGCCCGGAAATCTGTACGCACGCTGCCAGCCTCGTTTCGATCAAGGCTTGGGCGATTTGCAAGGCAAGCGGTTTGTCGGGAATCGTGGTCAGAATTTGAATGGTGTCGGGCATGGGAACTAGGGTCAGGGTTTAGGGTGAGGGGTTAGGACGAGGAAGATCGCGCCAAACGACTGGCGAGCCGGCCACTGCTATTCTAACCCCTAACCCTATCCCCTCACCGTATCCCCTCACCCTAGCCGCCCTTACCCTTGCCTGTTGAGGGCCAGCCGTGATTTCCCTATACTACCGTCCTTTGATCCCACCCACAGCGTCTCGGTGCGTTGCGCACAAAACGGCGCAGACGGCACACGGAGTGTGCCTGCTACCTTGGTTGCGGCTCCGGTTCGGGCGCGTTTTTTTCAAAGGAGTGAGGTGTACGAAATGGCCGATCTGATTGCTCCACACGGCGGTTTGAGAGAACCGGTCGATTGCTCGGTTCCGGCTGGAAAAGTGGCGAGCGTGCAAGCCGAGGCCGCCGGATTGGTGAAGGTGCCGGTGTCCGACGCCGATCTTTCTACCGTCTATCGTTTCGGCGACGGCGTGCTCGGCCCGCTGGTCGGCCCGATGAATTCGGCCGTCTACAACCGTGTGTTGGACGAATCGGTCATCGAGCATGAGGGCAAGCTTTACGCTTGGACGATCCCGCTGTCGCTGCCGATTACGCAGCAATTGGCTGAGCAACTGAAGCCGGGCCAACGCGTGGCGCTCGTGAATTCGGCCGGCACGGTCGTCGCCACGCTC
It contains:
- the cutA gene encoding divalent-cation tolerance protein CutA, with the translated sequence MPDTIQILTTIPDKPLALQIAQALIETRLAACVQISGPVESIYRWQGQIETATEWQCWIKTTRDRYAQVEQAIRRLHPYEVPEILALPVVEGHVDYMQWLERSLVEDNPKFDNAKSP